CAGGGCGTCGGGACCCTTGGCCCACTTGGAGCCCGGGTGCGGGGCGAGGTAGCCGGAGACGAACTCGTACGCCTTGAACCAGTGGACGAGCTTCGGGCGGTCGATGCCGTCGCGGTAGAGGGTCTCGATGTCGGCGCAGAGGCGGTTGGTGACCTCGGGGGCGCGCTCCCAGTCGATGGTGAGGATGTTGTCCGTCCAGCGCACCACGTCGTTCTTGTGGAGGTACGCGAAGAGCAGCTGGCCGCCGAGACCGTCGTAGTTGCGGTTGCGGTCGCCGGTGAGCGGGAAGCGGAACATCCGGTCGAAGAGGACCGCGTACTGCACGTCGCGGCCGTGCTCGTTGCCCTCGGCCTCCAGCTTCACGGCCTCCTTGAAGGCGGTGAGGTCGCAGCGGAGCTCCTCCAGGCCGTACATCCAGAACGGCTGGCGCTGCTTGATCATGAAGGGGTCGAAGGGCAGGTCGCCGCGGCTGTGGGCGCGGTCGTGGACCAGGTCCCAGAGGACGAAGGCCTGCTCGCAGCGGCTCTGGTCGTCGAGCATCGCGGCGATGTCCGCGGGCAGCTTCAGGCCCAGGGTGTCGACGGCGGCCTCGGTGACCTTGCGGAAGCGCGCGGCCTCGCGGTCGCAGAAGATGCCGCCCCAGGTGAAGCGCTCGGGGACCTCGCGGACGGCGACGGTCTCCGGGAAGAGGACGGCCGAGTTGGTGTCGTACCCGGCGGTGAAGTCCTCGAAGGTGATGCCGCAGAAGCCCGGGTTGTCGTAGCGGGTGGCCTCCAGCTCGGAGAGCCACTCGGGCCAGACCATGCGGAGCACGACGGCCTCGAAGTTGCGGTCCGGGTTGCCGTTCTGCGTGTACATCGGGAAGAGCACGAGGTGCTGGAGCCCGTCCGC
The Streptomyces roseofulvus genome window above contains:
- a CDS encoding DUF6421 family protein, with the protein product MTEILVQDVTGGGIATDARVIDHPAWPELKNAVEEIRVWQSADGSVDLDAEGAPARALVELTVDRMVAAVEQLSPLVPHDAEYHRALVADLRKWSEGGFGVPDFLDSLMVFHPAAGRADGLQHLVLFPMYTQNGNPDRNFEAVVLRMVWPEWLSELEATRYDNPGFCGITFEDFTAGYDTNSAVLFPETVAVREVPERFTWGGIFCDREAARFRKVTEAAVDTLGLKLPADIAAMLDDQSRCEQAFVLWDLVHDRAHSRGDLPFDPFMIKQRQPFWMYGLEELRCDLTAFKEAVKLEAEGNEHGRDVQYAVLFDRMFRFPLTGDRNRNYDGLGGQLLFAYLHKNDVVRWTDNILTIDWERAPEVTNRLCADIETLYRDGIDRPKLVHWFKAYEFVSGYLAPHPGSKWAKGPDALDLSLPPRKLVDDVLPDEFPLSMFFEALAKKMKGVIAGTKGITAADVTGTERVAA